From Verrucomicrobia bacterium S94, the proteins below share one genomic window:
- a CDS encoding PHP domain-containing protein: MSYRADFHIHSCLSPCASLEMSPAAIVKAANAAGLNALALTDHNCTFNLPAFGAVCDRLGMECLYGMEVTSVEEVHILCLFDRLEVAMKMGALVYESLPDIPNRPEKFGDQPIIDEEEGILGFAEKFLISASGFDVSTLVNEVHALGGLVIPAHIDRLVYGIIAQLGFLPDESFDAVELTACGDPALAGGTPLSEVRIRTA; encoded by the coding sequence ATGAGCTATCGAGCGGATTTTCATATTCACAGCTGTCTGTCTCCCTGTGCGTCGCTGGAGATGTCGCCCGCCGCCATCGTGAAAGCGGCAAACGCTGCGGGACTGAATGCGCTGGCATTGACCGATCACAACTGCACCTTCAATCTTCCGGCATTCGGAGCCGTCTGCGACCGTCTCGGTATGGAATGTCTCTATGGGATGGAGGTTACTTCTGTTGAAGAAGTGCATATACTCTGTTTATTTGATCGCCTTGAAGTGGCGATGAAAATGGGGGCTCTGGTGTATGAAAGTCTGCCCGATATTCCGAACCGGCCCGAAAAATTCGGAGATCAGCCGATTATTGACGAAGAGGAAGGAATCCTGGGGTTTGCTGAAAAGTTTCTGATCAGCGCATCAGGATTTGATGTTTCAACGCTGGTGAACGAGGTACACGCGCTCGGCGGGCTGGTGATTCCGGCTCACATCGACCGGTTGGTCTACGGCATTATTGCCCAGCTCGGTTTCCTGCCGGACGAATCGTTTGATGCTGTGGAGTTGACGGCCTGTGGCGATCCTGCATTGGCGGGGGGTACCCCGTTATCCGAAGTTCGGATTCGCACTGCTTAA
- a CDS encoding CBS domain-containing protein: MSSGAKQPLQSSLRVQELLYGLRISEVMTHKVFAVSRNCTMRDVRVIMRNNEISGVPVVDNKRVVGIVTMNDLMNALEEGALDDCVISWMSGEVQTLAEDMPLSFAISAFGKFSFRQFPVVNKANELTGILTFRNINHALIRELSRQLREMEQQSENPPEPDSLQLTRVYQLARYDFENGGKASSAIKKFLQSRGVPPKLVRRVAVAGYELEINLVAHSIGGMLGFDINEERVKISSHDRGPGIENIEDALTEGFSTANEWIRSQGFGAGMGLPNVKRVADKFAIESAVGMGTMVQAVIYLKQEKAHEDQ; the protein is encoded by the coding sequence ATGAGCAGTGGAGCCAAACAGCCGCTTCAGTCTTCGCTCCGGGTTCAGGAGCTGCTTTACGGTCTCCGGATCAGTGAGGTGATGACCCATAAGGTTTTTGCTGTTTCCAGAAACTGCACCATGCGTGATGTTCGCGTGATTATGCGGAATAACGAAATCAGCGGAGTGCCCGTTGTGGATAACAAACGGGTGGTCGGCATTGTAACGATGAACGACCTGATGAATGCGCTCGAAGAAGGGGCGCTTGATGACTGCGTGATTAGCTGGATGTCGGGCGAAGTTCAGACGCTGGCTGAAGATATGCCGCTTTCATTCGCTATTTCCGCCTTTGGGAAATTTTCATTCCGTCAGTTTCCGGTGGTGAATAAAGCCAATGAACTGACGGGCATTCTGACGTTCCGTAACATCAACCATGCATTGATTCGGGAACTTTCCCGGCAGCTGCGGGAAATGGAACAGCAGAGCGAAAATCCGCCGGAGCCTGATTCTCTTCAGCTTACCAGAGTGTATCAGCTGGCCCGCTATGATTTTGAAAACGGCGGCAAAGCATCGAGTGCCATCAAAAAATTTCTGCAGTCACGAGGTGTTCCGCCGAAGCTGGTTCGCCGGGTTGCGGTTGCCGGCTATGAGCTGGAAATTAATCTGGTCGCGCATTCCATTGGCGGGATGCTGGGATTTGATATTAATGAAGAGCGCGTTAAAATTTCATCGCATGACCGCGGGCCGGGTATTGAAAATATTGAAGATGCGCTGACTGAAGGGTTTTCAACGGCCAACGAGTGGATTCGTTCGCAGGGATTCGGGGCAGGTATGGGGTTGCCGAACGTGAAACGGGTGGCAGATAAATTTGCAATCGAATCCGCTGTGGGAATGGGGACGATGGTGCAGGCTGTTATTTATTTGAAACAGGAGAAGGCACATGAAGATCAGTGA
- a CDS encoding DUF4976 domain-containing protein gives MERALMMKKGLVVVGVVLLGLGVFAGRPNIVWIFSDDHSYQTIGAYGGRLASLNPSPNIDRIAEQGIRFDRAYVGNSICAPSRATLLTGKHSHMNGKYVNWKTNPFDHDQQQFQKILQKHGYQTVMIGKIHLNGKMQGFDYWEVLPGQGKYYSPDFITENGTTRYPGRYVTDVITERALNWLENGRDRDKPFMLMVHHKAPHRNWEPVDRHMSKYADIEIPEPENLFDEYISRGAAANGQDMSIDQTMTLDNDLKADGEKYAGNSRYAARQKWFAEHHPEGRELVQWKYQTYMKDYMRCTWAVDESVGRILQALKEQGLSENTIIFYSSDQGFYMGEHGWFDKRFMYEESFRTPLLAMWPGKIRPGSVNSDLVQNIDFAETFLDLAGAPVPDDMQGRSLVPLLKGETPDDWRESLYYHYYEYPGAHSVRRHEGVFDGRWKLIRFYGKDVPDAEEWELYDLQNDPAEMMNVYSNPENSVQIKRLKNELNVLKKRYEVPDEMFDVESLRKK, from the coding sequence ATGGAAAGGGCGTTGATGATGAAAAAGGGATTGGTTGTCGTAGGAGTAGTATTGCTGGGCCTGGGGGTGTTTGCGGGGCGGCCGAATATTGTCTGGATTTTTTCAGATGATCACTCGTATCAGACGATCGGTGCATACGGCGGGCGTTTGGCGTCGTTGAATCCTTCGCCGAACATTGACCGCATTGCCGAGCAGGGCATACGTTTTGACCGTGCGTACGTCGGAAATTCAATCTGCGCCCCGAGCCGTGCGACGTTGCTGACCGGTAAGCACAGTCATATGAACGGGAAGTATGTGAACTGGAAGACGAATCCGTTTGATCACGATCAGCAGCAGTTCCAGAAGATTCTGCAGAAGCATGGCTATCAGACGGTCATGATTGGGAAGATTCATCTCAATGGAAAGATGCAGGGATTTGACTACTGGGAGGTGCTGCCGGGACAGGGAAAATATTACAGTCCTGATTTTATCACGGAAAACGGAACCACGAGATATCCAGGGCGTTATGTAACGGATGTGATTACAGAACGTGCGCTGAACTGGCTCGAGAATGGGCGGGATAGAGATAAACCTTTCATGCTGATGGTTCACCACAAGGCGCCGCACCGGAACTGGGAACCGGTGGATCGGCATATGAGCAAATATGCCGATATTGAAATTCCGGAGCCGGAGAATCTTTTTGACGAGTATATCAGCCGTGGAGCGGCGGCGAACGGGCAGGATATGAGTATTGATCAAACAATGACGCTCGATAATGATCTGAAAGCAGATGGAGAGAAATACGCGGGGAATTCCCGCTATGCCGCCCGGCAGAAATGGTTTGCGGAACATCACCCCGAAGGGCGTGAGCTTGTGCAGTGGAAATATCAGACCTATATGAAGGATTATATGCGCTGTACGTGGGCGGTGGATGAAAGTGTCGGTCGGATTCTGCAGGCGTTGAAAGAGCAGGGGCTGAGTGAGAATACGATTATTTTCTATTCATCGGATCAGGGTTTTTATATGGGTGAACACGGCTGGTTCGATAAGCGGTTTATGTATGAAGAATCGTTCCGCACACCGCTGCTTGCAATGTGGCCGGGAAAAATCAGACCAGGATCGGTTAACAGCGATCTGGTGCAGAATATTGATTTCGCAGAGACCTTTCTGGATCTGGCTGGTGCGCCGGTGCCCGATGACATGCAGGGACGGAGTCTGGTACCTTTGCTGAAAGGGGAGACGCCGGATGATTGGCGGGAGTCGTTATATTATCACTACTATGAATATCCGGGAGCGCATTCGGTACGCCGGCATGAAGGGGTTTTTGACGGGCGCTGGAAGCTGATTCGGTTTTATGGAAAAGATGTACCCGACGCAGAGGAATGGGAGCTTTATGATTTGCAGAATGATCCGGCGGAGATGATGAATGTGTATTCCAATCCGGAGAATTCCGTGCAGATTAAGCGCTTGAAGAACGAACTGAACGTTTTGAAGAAGCGGTATGAAGTACCGGATGAAATGTTTGATGTGGAGTCCCTTAGAAAGAAATAA
- a CDS encoding 3-deoxy-7-phosphoheptulonate synthase, translating to MRTPILKEWGLKAEPVFLAAGPCSAESEQQVLTTARALAKKGVGFFRAGIWKPRTRPGSFEGVGPAGLVWLEQVRAETGLKVGTEVAEPAHVEACLEHRMDVLWVGARTTTNPFSVQAIADALRGTDVPVFVKNPMSADVALWLGALERLANAGLTRLGAIHRGVSSPLEMRYRNAPAWKMPVELMRLMPEIPMICDPSHICGKAELIPAIAQEAMDLLFDGLMIEVHPNPSEALSDAAQQLTPEEFFLLIDKLQLPQEKSGSTAFVNRMRKLRDGVDELDSRMLELLSRRMETVREMGKLKSEQNVSTLQPERWAEILEDRLKRGRQLNLPEAFVQQLMQSVHEEAIRQQEADRIGL from the coding sequence ATGCGTACGCCGATCTTGAAGGAGTGGGGACTGAAAGCGGAACCTGTATTTCTGGCGGCAGGGCCGTGCAGTGCTGAAAGCGAACAGCAGGTGCTGACCACTGCCCGGGCGCTGGCGAAAAAAGGGGTCGGGTTTTTCCGTGCCGGAATCTGGAAGCCGCGCACGCGTCCCGGGAGTTTTGAAGGAGTTGGTCCGGCGGGACTGGTATGGCTGGAGCAGGTTCGTGCGGAAACGGGGCTGAAGGTCGGGACTGAGGTTGCAGAGCCGGCACATGTGGAGGCCTGCCTGGAACACCGGATGGATGTGCTCTGGGTTGGTGCGCGAACCACCACCAACCCTTTTTCGGTGCAGGCTATTGCAGATGCGCTGAGGGGAACGGATGTTCCCGTTTTTGTAAAAAATCCGATGAGTGCTGATGTGGCCCTGTGGCTGGGGGCTCTAGAACGGTTGGCCAATGCTGGATTAACCCGGCTGGGGGCCATTCACCGTGGGGTCAGTTCGCCGCTTGAAATGCGTTATCGCAATGCGCCGGCCTGGAAAATGCCGGTTGAGCTGATGCGTCTTATGCCGGAAATTCCGATGATCTGCGATCCCAGTCATATTTGCGGCAAAGCGGAGCTGATACCTGCCATCGCCCAGGAGGCTATGGATCTGCTGTTTGACGGACTGATGATCGAGGTGCATCCGAATCCGTCTGAAGCGCTTTCCGATGCGGCTCAGCAGCTGACGCCGGAAGAGTTTTTTCTGTTGATCGATAAACTTCAGCTGCCTCAGGAAAAAAGCGGGAGTACAGCATTCGTCAACCGCATGAGAAAACTGCGGGATGGAGTTGACGAGCTTGACAGCCGGATGCTGGAACTGCTGAGCAGACGTATGGAGACTGTACGTGAAATGGGGAAGTTGAAGAGTGAACAGAATGTTTCGACATTGCAGCCGGAGCGTTGGGCGGAGATTCTGGAAGACCGTCTGAAACGGGGCAGACAACTCAATCTTCCGGAAGCCTTTGTGCAGCAGCTGATGCAATCGGTTCATGAGGAGGCAATCCGTCAGCAGGAAGCGGATCGAATCGGACTCTAA
- a CDS encoding leucine-rich repeat domain-containing protein, producing MKRLVGVCWMCWVAMIAQANDFKVAANDGAITITGYTGDGGDITIPDVIDGLPVTRIGDRAFYDCTELTGVTISSNVTTIGYSAFKDCTELTTVTIPSGVSTINNSAFYNCSSLTNMVIPVGVTRIGEDVFYKCYSLVRVTIPAGVTTIQRGAFYNCSSLTGVMIPEGVTSIGHSAFDGCSSLSSASIPSSVTSIGGYAFYGCSKLTRVVIPAGVVSIGDYAFDRCSKLTNLTVDEENPNYSSEDGVLFDKLKTMLIKYPGGRNGAYVIPSGVTTIGDSAFSYCSGLTHVTIPSSVTTIGSSSFNHCKGLMEVTIHPGVTTIGSSAFYCCSELTRVTLPSSVITIEDVAFGHCDRLAHVTIPSSVTTIEDQAFYQCVALTEVTIPASVTLVGSSAFSGCSGLTSATFLGHAPAVGYMIFYNTAGDFTVYYYAGRTGFSTPFWEGYPSSELDMPPLYGFDLWAEEHGLVGGRGMLFRQDRNGDGIPNGLEYTFGTNCPATSSLVKIFRTTNGCMVVETPKQEESTQPYVTVQVRGSTNLVDWTFPVAPTNGAPAGYEWFSGDDAEKVFFKLEAVLTE from the coding sequence ATGAAGAGGTTGGTAGGAGTATGCTGGATGTGCTGGGTTGCGATGATCGCGCAGGCCAATGATTTTAAAGTCGCGGCGAATGACGGAGCGATCACGATCACAGGGTATACCGGTGATGGCGGTGATATCACCATTCCGGATGTAATAGATGGGTTGCCGGTTACCCGCATCGGGGACCGTGCGTTTTACGATTGCACCGAGCTGACCGGGGTGACGATCTCTTCCAACGTTACAACGATCGGATATTCCGCATTTAAGGATTGTACCGAGCTGACCACTGTGACGATCCCCTCCGGCGTCAGTACGATTAATAATTCGGCTTTCTACAATTGTTCGAGTCTGACCAACATGGTGATTCCCGTTGGCGTCACCCGCATTGGCGAAGATGTGTTCTACAAATGTTACAGTTTGGTCCGTGTGACGATTCCTGCCGGTGTGACCACAATTCAAAGGGGCGCATTTTATAACTGCTCGAGTCTGACCGGTGTGATGATTCCTGAAGGAGTTACTTCTATCGGGCATTCAGCGTTCGACGGTTGCTCCAGTCTGAGTAGCGCTTCGATTCCCTCCAGCGTCACCTCTATTGGAGGTTACGCATTTTACGGATGCTCCAAGCTGACCCGTGTTGTGATTCCCGCCGGTGTTGTCTCTATTGGGGATTATGCATTCGACCGTTGTTCAAAGCTGACGAATCTAACGGTGGATGAGGAAAACCCGAACTACAGCAGCGAGGACGGTGTGCTCTTCGATAAATTAAAAACCATGCTGATCAAATATCCCGGAGGCAGGAACGGAGCCTATGTGATTCCCTCCGGCGTCACCACGATTGGGGATTCCGCGTTCTCCTATTGTTCCGGGCTGACTCATGTCACGATCCCCTCCAGTGTTACAACGATCGGGAGCTCTTCTTTCAATCATTGCAAGGGACTGATGGAGGTGACTATTCATCCCGGGGTTACCACGATTGGGAGTTCTGCGTTTTACTGCTGTTCCGAGTTGACCCGCGTGACTCTTCCATCGAGCGTTATCACGATAGAGGACGTGGCGTTTGGGCATTGTGACCGTTTGGCCCATGTAACGATTCCCTCCAGTGTTACTACGATTGAGGATCAGGCGTTTTACCAATGCGTCGCGCTAACGGAGGTTACGATTCCTGCCAGTGTTACTTTGGTTGGGAGCAGTGCATTCAGTGGTTGTTCCGGGTTGACGAGCGCAACTTTTTTAGGTCATGCCCCGGCCGTGGGCTATATGATTTTTTATAACACAGCGGGTGATTTTACGGTCTATTATTATGCGGGGCGCACGGGATTCTCCACTCCGTTTTGGGAGGGGTATCCATCTTCAGAACTGGATATGCCGCCATTGTATGGGTTTGATCTGTGGGCAGAAGAACACGGTTTGGTTGGAGGCCGGGGAATGCTGTTTCGTCAGGATCGGAATGGCGACGGCATCCCCAATGGGCTGGAGTACACATTTGGAACGAATTGTCCCGCCACGAGTTCTTTGGTGAAAATTTTCCGGACAACGAATGGTTGCATGGTGGTGGAAACCCCGAAACAGGAAGAATCTACACAGCCTTATGTGACGGTTCAGGTTCGGGGCAGCACAAACCTTGTGGACTGGACGTTTCCGGTTGCTCCGACCAATGGTGCTCCTGCCGGATATGAGTGGTTTTCGGGGGATGATGCTGAAAAAGTGTTTTTCAAACTGGAGGCTGTATTGACGGAATAA
- a CDS encoding DUF480 domain-containing protein, with protein sequence MEVQLNPVEERVLGCLIEKEMATPEYYPLTLNALTNACNQKNNRNPVMALDSETITRTIYELRVEHRLAVEVSSSGSRTLKYRHCFHDHWTFSPAQMAIICELLIRGPQTPGDLRAHASRLHPFADAAEVEETLHDLGTCESGPVVIQLEKEPGKRERRWAHLFAPLPAIGESPQEPSLPGNTVEPTREDRIQTLEKEIAALRQELCDLKQQFEQFKTAFE encoded by the coding sequence ATGGAAGTGCAACTCAATCCCGTCGAAGAACGCGTGCTCGGCTGCCTGATCGAAAAAGAGATGGCCACACCGGAGTACTATCCCCTCACCCTCAACGCCCTCACCAATGCCTGCAACCAGAAAAACAATCGAAATCCCGTCATGGCACTCGACTCGGAAACCATCACCCGAACCATCTATGAGCTGCGCGTCGAACACCGGCTGGCCGTCGAGGTTTCATCCTCCGGAAGCCGGACCCTGAAATACCGCCACTGCTTTCACGACCACTGGACGTTTTCACCGGCTCAAATGGCCATTATCTGCGAACTGCTCATCCGCGGTCCGCAGACCCCGGGAGACCTGCGGGCTCACGCTTCACGTCTCCATCCTTTTGCCGATGCCGCCGAAGTCGAGGAAACCCTGCATGATCTCGGAACCTGCGAAAGCGGACCTGTTGTCATCCAGCTGGAAAAAGAACCCGGCAAACGCGAACGACGCTGGGCCCACCTCTTCGCTCCCCTTCCCGCCATCGGAGAATCCCCGCAGGAACCTTCCCTCCCCGGAAACACTGTGGAACCGACACGGGAAGACCGTATCCAAACGCTGGAAAAAGAAATCGCAGCGCTCCGACAGGAACTCTGCGATCTGAAACAACAGTTTGAGCAGTTTAAAACCGCTTTTGAATAA
- a CDS encoding NYN domain-containing protein produces MNKNTDKKIAVLIDAENASYKVLSAVMTELSKHGHIVVKKAYGDWSSKHLVNWKQPLNDLAINPVQQFSYTQGKNSSDAALIIDAMDLLYSNQYDAFALITSDSDFTKLASRLKESQIYVFGVGEKKTPKAFRSACDDFILTELLNTEEEEEEPPKKSAKKAPKKAAAKTTEQKTLKQNTKLVKTLRDAVAETADDDGWARASTCGSLIKRQYSDFDPREYGYKTFPLLYEGIGLFEIERRKSGNGNAMFVKDKKK; encoded by the coding sequence ATGAATAAGAATACGGATAAAAAGATCGCGGTACTGATTGATGCCGAAAATGCTTCATACAAAGTGCTCAGTGCGGTAATGACCGAACTTTCCAAACACGGTCATATCGTTGTAAAAAAAGCCTATGGCGACTGGAGCAGCAAACATCTTGTAAACTGGAAACAGCCGCTTAACGACCTGGCCATTAATCCCGTGCAGCAGTTTTCATACACTCAGGGTAAAAACTCTTCCGATGCCGCGCTGATTATTGATGCCATGGACCTGCTCTATTCGAACCAATATGACGCCTTTGCGCTTATCACGTCCGACAGCGATTTCACCAAACTCGCCTCCCGCCTGAAAGAATCACAGATTTATGTATTCGGTGTCGGAGAAAAGAAAACCCCGAAAGCATTCCGCAGTGCCTGCGACGACTTCATTCTCACCGAACTGCTGAATACCGAAGAAGAAGAGGAAGAGCCTCCGAAAAAAAGTGCAAAAAAAGCGCCGAAGAAAGCCGCCGCAAAAACGACGGAACAGAAGACCTTAAAACAAAATACCAAGCTGGTGAAGACGCTGAGAGATGCTGTTGCAGAAACCGCGGATGATGACGGCTGGGCAAGAGCATCAACCTGCGGGAGCCTGATCAAACGTCAATATTCCGACTTCGATCCCCGGGAATACGGTTATAAAACATTTCCTCTGCTTTACGAAGGCATAGGCCTATTCGAAATCGAACGTCGGAAAAGCGGTAACGGGAACGCCATGTTTGTGAAAGATAAGAAAAAATAA
- the eda gene encoding bifunctional 4-hydroxy-2-oxoglutarate aldolase/2-dehydro-3-deoxy-phosphogluconate aldolase, whose protein sequence is MLNELLKRPVIPVIVIEDANDAEPLAEALLNGGMDVIEVTCRTAAAAEALGRIKKAFPEMLLGAGTVVTEEQAKMCIDTGVSFGLAPGLNPETVKFFQANQTLFIPGVMTPSEIEKGLALGLKMLKFFPAGAAGGVNMLKNLGAPYAPLGVRFCPTGGLNLDNMNDYLSLPVVSAIGGSWLATKQQIADKQWGVITAQVKEALAQAAEVTA, encoded by the coding sequence ATGCTTAACGAACTTTTAAAACGGCCGGTTATTCCGGTGATTGTGATTGAGGATGCAAATGATGCGGAACCGCTGGCGGAGGCGTTGCTGAACGGGGGGATGGACGTCATTGAAGTGACCTGCCGTACGGCGGCGGCAGCAGAAGCCCTGGGGCGGATTAAAAAGGCTTTTCCGGAAATGCTGCTGGGTGCCGGAACCGTGGTGACGGAAGAGCAGGCGAAAATGTGTATTGATACGGGCGTGAGTTTCGGTTTGGCGCCGGGGCTGAATCCGGAGACGGTCAAATTTTTCCAGGCCAATCAAACCCTCTTTATTCCGGGGGTGATGACACCTTCGGAAATTGAGAAGGGGTTGGCACTGGGGCTGAAAATGCTGAAGTTTTTTCCGGCCGGTGCGGCCGGCGGGGTGAACATGCTGAAAAACCTTGGAGCGCCATATGCGCCGCTGGGGGTTCGTTTCTGTCCGACCGGCGGGCTGAATCTGGATAATATGAATGATTATCTGTCATTGCCGGTTGTGAGTGCCATCGGGGGCTCCTGGCTTGCGACGAAACAGCAGATTGCGGATAAACAGTGGGGTGTGATTACCGCACAGGTTAAAGAAGCGTTGGCCCAAGCGGCTGAAGTGACTGCATAA
- a CDS encoding helix-turn-helix domain-containing protein, which produces MPKTVEIALAMDYANPFVRKAVEGIARYAFHSGNWRFYAPHGAPEVTLGELKGWKGGGVIGMLDRQSVARLRKRGIPAVNIFGRFSELPETSVVVDNQEIAEMAAEYFIHKGVRRFAITGRRVFGDATLKYQAYLGTLAEHGFQCLELKSRQAIQNIGTEIRTLEGDGPVGVFATEDPVGRVVIDACADHGLRVPEDVAVLGVNNDLFACEMLHPQMSSIELSPERVGWQAARMLDELMQGGDLPEEPVRISPERIVERHSTDLVAVGDRVVGDALRFIRDHAHQPILVDDVAKAAHVARRTLEHKFRNLLSVSVHDSIRRERIARACRLLKETDMLVEELAESCGYTTRERFNQAFKAVTGITPSGYRKRFRFMD; this is translated from the coding sequence ATGCCTAAAACTGTTGAAATTGCCCTGGCTATGGATTACGCAAACCCGTTTGTCCGCAAAGCGGTCGAAGGGATTGCCCGTTATGCTTTTCATTCGGGAAACTGGCGTTTCTATGCCCCGCACGGAGCTCCCGAAGTAACATTGGGTGAGCTCAAGGGGTGGAAAGGCGGCGGGGTGATCGGCATGCTGGACCGGCAGTCGGTTGCCCGGTTGAGAAAACGCGGTATTCCTGCTGTAAACATATTCGGGCGGTTTAGCGAACTGCCGGAAACTTCTGTTGTTGTGGATAATCAGGAAATTGCGGAAATGGCGGCGGAATATTTCATACACAAGGGGGTACGGCGCTTTGCCATTACCGGTCGACGGGTATTCGGCGATGCAACACTGAAGTATCAGGCTTATCTCGGAACATTGGCAGAACATGGCTTTCAATGTCTGGAACTGAAGTCCCGTCAGGCGATTCAGAATATCGGGACCGAGATCCGGACTCTGGAAGGGGATGGACCCGTCGGGGTATTTGCCACGGAAGATCCGGTGGGGCGCGTGGTGATCGACGCCTGTGCTGATCATGGGCTGCGTGTTCCTGAGGACGTTGCTGTACTGGGAGTGAACAATGATCTGTTTGCCTGCGAAATGCTCCATCCGCAGATGTCGAGCATTGAACTCAGTCCGGAGCGAGTTGGCTGGCAGGCCGCCAGAATGCTCGATGAACTGATGCAGGGAGGAGATCTGCCCGAAGAACCGGTACGGATTTCGCCGGAGCGGATTGTTGAACGGCATTCAACCGATTTGGTTGCTGTGGGGGACCGGGTGGTTGGAGATGCTTTACGCTTTATTCGTGATCATGCTCATCAGCCGATTCTGGTTGATGATGTTGCCAAAGCCGCTCATGTGGCCCGCCGTACGCTTGAGCATAAATTCAGGAATCTGCTTTCGGTGTCGGTACACGATTCTATCCGAAGAGAACGTATTGCTCGCGCCTGCCGTTTGCTGAAAGAGACGGATATGCTGGTGGAGGAGCTGGCCGAATCGTGCGGTTATACTACGCGGGAACGGTTCAATCAGGCCTTTAAAGCTGTTACAGGAATTACGCCTTCCGGTTATCGTAAACGCTTTCGTTTTATGGATTAA
- the thiD gene encoding bifunctional hydroxymethylpyrimidine kinase/phosphomethylpyrimidine kinase, translated as MKYSTVLSIAGSDSGGGAGIQADIKAISACGAYAATAITAITVQNTVGVSNVHPVPPQILEEQIEAVLSDIGANAIKIGMLHSAEIIDVVCRALDRYAIENVVLDPVMVATSGDILLQNEALSALREKLIPKARIITPNIPEGEILLDESITNEDELPRYAEKLADRYQVSVLLKAGHLDGDKLTDVLYDFEKKEILRLQSERIRTRNTHGTGCTLSSSLAAYIARGFELQEAARRAKIYISNAVAGGADYDIGSGHGPVHHFHGISPVDKQI; from the coding sequence ATGAAATACAGCACCGTACTCAGCATTGCCGGCAGCGATTCCGGCGGCGGCGCCGGCATTCAGGCCGACATCAAAGCCATTTCAGCCTGCGGAGCCTATGCCGCCACCGCCATCACCGCCATCACGGTTCAGAACACCGTCGGCGTAAGCAATGTACACCCGGTTCCTCCGCAGATTCTTGAAGAACAGATTGAGGCCGTGCTGAGTGATATCGGCGCGAACGCCATCAAAATCGGCATGCTGCATTCAGCGGAAATTATCGACGTCGTCTGCCGTGCACTGGACCGGTACGCTATCGAAAATGTGGTGCTCGATCCCGTCATGGTCGCCACGTCCGGCGACATCCTGCTGCAGAACGAGGCCCTCAGCGCACTGCGGGAAAAACTCATTCCCAAAGCCCGCATCATTACGCCGAATATTCCGGAGGGCGAAATCCTGCTCGACGAATCGATCACCAACGAGGATGAGCTCCCGCGTTATGCGGAAAAACTTGCGGACCGCTATCAGGTTTCCGTCCTGCTCAAAGCCGGCCACCTCGACGGTGATAAGCTGACGGATGTCCTGTACGATTTTGAAAAGAAGGAAATCCTGCGACTCCAGTCAGAACGCATCCGTACCCGCAACACCCACGGAACCGGCTGCACCCTCTCCTCATCACTGGCCGCATACATCGCCCGCGGCTTCGAACTGCAGGAAGCCGCCCGCCGGGCCAAAATATACATCAGCAACGCCGTCGCCGGCGGAGCGGACTACGACATCGGTTCCGGCCACGGTCCCGTGCACCATTTTCACGGAATATCTCCGGTCGACAAACAGATTTAA